Proteins encoded within one genomic window of Xiphophorus maculatus strain JP 163 A chromosome 11, X_maculatus-5.0-male, whole genome shotgun sequence:
- the LOC102233325 gene encoding carbohydrate-responsive element-binding protein-like isoform X4: MARNGSVCSAARSQLQDSSESDSEPEGGPARPAGVGPTPGSFARTQVIHSGHFMVSSPHSDSAASRRKSGGSQRYDFDTVNRTWCQTYRYHSGSLSIDPTLTRLFECMSLAYSGKIVSPKWKSFKGLRLLWRDKIRLNNAIWRAWFIQYVEKRKNPVCGFVTPLEGSETEAHRKPEAIILEGSYWKRRIEVVIKEYHKWRIYYKKRLQKKKDDILSMLQEGQTCQAKLDRWSSHSYQQPEVAPVEAHMFDLDCLLSDISDTLFTMTQKPCPWTSDRHNTYTSNADMIQPGLTPLQPSMDDFMDIPDIFLNYRGQPTDQSGYADCSYFDGPPSTAYAPVPSPVVTAPQLLIDTQLAQPNLSSDSLPQSSTSSPRSEQTRASQDCGEYHTSSMASGAMSYGHQLYHDASASTAYTSNAEQPVSASVPFLHPLPCHKFGLYTTASVTSTVITHTASTMGAQGSVYQAHTYAPAVDPYSHTHCHSLSYPAAASDPVHAALAPVTATHCLSVPEQLVVSGVRGKHKQKTGGLRTAGSPDLPSIPQSTAPIPTSCLAKLLSSSTHDRKPTLGFNSTSLMTTKGQRSKSKSFVKTCVVQQTSRAAQVGGVSSTLQPEAGWPTVMTPPLGHSGPRVSTSRGSAVSALLTHGSTNSTAALLIPKTEKLSPVPLYATDRSSLTDKASNPGSPQSGFSGQGKLESNKQAETRRITHISAEQKRRFNIKLGFDTLHNLVTTLSSQPSIKISKATTLQKTAEYISKMQQERAQLHEEVQRLREEIQHLNSAINACQQQLPATGVPITRQRFDYMRQKFREYVQAQTLQNWKFWIFSIIIEPLFESYNGMVSTASVEDLCRSTLSWLDQHCALPALRPMVLSSLRLLSTTTAILTDPSLLPEQAALAVTQGDPAPAMDHSLQPIMRQ, from the exons ATGGCGAGAAACGGCAGCGTGTGTTCGGCCGCGCGGAGCCAACTGCAGGACTCCTCTGAGTCGGACTCGGAACCGGAGGGGGGTCCTGCTCGTCCGGCGGGAGTCGGACCCACGCCCGGCTCTTTCGCCCGCACCCAGGTGATCCACAGCGGACACTTCATGGTGTCGTCGCCGCACAGCGACTCGGCGGCGAGCCGCAGGAAGAGCGGCGGCTCGCAGCGGTACGACTTCGACACGGTGAACAGGACGTGGTGCCAGACCTACCGGTACCACTCCGGGAGCCTGAGCATCGACCCCACTCTCACCCGGCTGTTCGAGTGCATGTCTCTGGCTTACAG CGGGAAAATAGTCTCTCCCAAATGGAAGTCGTTCAAGGGTCTGCGCTTGCTTTGGAGGGATAAGATCCGTCTGAACAACGCAATATGGAGAGCATGGTTCATTCAGT ATGTGGAGAAGAGGAAGAACCCAGTGTGTGGGTTCGTCACGCCGCTGGAAGGCTCCGAGACAGAAGCTCACCGAAAGCCTGAG GCAATCATTTTGGAGGGCAGCTACTGGAAGAGGAGGATTGAAGTGGTGATTAAGGAGTACCACAAGTGGAGGATTTATTACAAGAAAAGG cTTCAGAAGAAGAAGGATGACATCCTGTCAATGCTGCAGGAG GGGCAGACCTGCCAGGCCAAGCTGGACAGATGGTCCAGTCATTCCTACCAGCAACCTGAAGTCGCCCCCGTAGAGGCCCACATGTTTGACCTGGACTGCCTTCTGTCCGACATCTCCGACACTCTGTTCACCATGACCCAGAAACCCTGTCCCTGGACCAGCGACAGACACAACA CTTACACAAGCAATGCTGACATGATCCAGCCAGGCCTGACGCCGCTGCAGCCCAGTATGGATGATTTCATGGACATCCCAG ATATCTTTCTGAACTACCGAGGTCAGCCCACTGACCAGAGTGGGTATGCCGACTGTAGCTACTTTGACGGTCCACCCAGCACGGCTTATGCTCCTGTTCCATCTCCTGTTGTGACAGCCCCTCAGCTTCTTATCGACACCCAGCTGGCTCAG CCTAATCTGTCTTCTGACAGTCTACCCCAGTCCTCTACATCCAGCCCTCGCTCAGAGCAGACCAGGGCGAGCCAGGACTGTGGCGAGTACCATACGTCCAGCATGGCCTCCGGAGCCATGTCATACGGACATCAGTTGTACCATGATGCATCTGCGTCTACAGCATACACCAGTAACGCAGAGCAACCTGTCTCTGCAAGCGTTCCTTTCCTTCACCCACTGCCGTGTCACAAGTTCGGGTTGTACACAACGGCGAGCGTGACCTCTACCGTTATCACTCACACAGCCTCCACCATGGGAGCTCAGGGCTCCGTGTACCAGGCTCATACCTACGCTCCGGCAGTGGACCCGTACTCCCATACCCACTGCCACTCTCTCAGTTACCCGGCTGCCGCGTCGGACCCGGTCCACGCAGCGCTGGCTCCTGTCACAGCGACCCACTGCCTGTCTGTCCCGGAGCAGTTGGTTGTTTCAGGGGTCAGGGGGAAACACAAGCAAAAGACAGGAGGACTGCGGACAGCTGGGTCCCCCGATTTGCCCTCCATCCCCCAATCCACTGCCCCCATCCCCACCAGCTGCCTGGCTAAGCTGCTTTCCTCCAGCACACATGACA GAAAACCAACGCTTGGGTTTAATAGTACCTCTCTGATGACAAcgaaaggtcagaggtcaaaatCTAAGAGCTTTGTG AAAACATGTGTTGTTCAGCAGACAAGCCGGGCCGCTCAAGTTGGCGGCGTTTCCTcgacactgcagcctgaagctGGTTGGCCTACAGTGATGACTCCTCCGCTAGGACACAGCGGGCCGCGCGTCAGCACCTCGAGAGGCTCAGCGGTGTCCGCTCTTCTTACCCACGGGTCCACCAACAGCACCGCAGCCCTGCTCATTCCCAAGACTGAGAAGCTGTCACCTGTTCCTCTCTATGCCACAGACAGGAGCAGCCTGACAG ACAAAGCCTCCAATCCCGGCTCCCCACAGTCCGGCTTCTCAGGACAAGGAAAGCTGGAGTCTAATAAG CAAGCAGAGACCAGGAGGATAACTCACATCTCTGCCGAGCAAAAGAGACGTTTCAACATCAAACTGGGATTCGACACTTTACATAACCTGGTGACGACGCTCAGCTCCCAGCCGAGCATAAAG ATCAGCAAAGCCACGACGCTGCAGAAGACTGCCGAGTATATCAGTAAGATGCAGCAGGAGAGAGCTCAGCTGCACGAGGAGGTTCAGAGACTCCGAGAGGAGATCCAACACCTGAACTCTGCCATCAA TGCTTGCCAGCAGCAGCTCCCAGCCACAGGTGTCCCCATCACACGGCAGCGCTTTGACTACATGAGGCAAAAGTTCAGAGAGTACGTCCAGGCTCAGACTCTGCAGAACTGGAAGTTCTGGATC TTCAGTATCATCATTGAGCCTCTGTTCGAGTCCTACAATGGCATGGTTTCCACTGCCAGCGTGGAAGACCTGTGTCGATCTACTCTCTCCTGGTTGGACCAGCACTGTGCCTTGCCTGCTCTTAGACCCA TGGTTCTGAGTTCACTCCGTCTCTTGAGTACAACCACAGCCATCCTGACTGACCCAAGCCTCCTACCGGAGCAGGCTGCACTCGCAGTGACCCAGGGGGATCCTGCTCCTGCTATGGACCACTCCTTACAGCCCATAATGCGGCAGTAG